AATCCCTAAGCAAGCCATGGCCTCCACCGCGCCCATCTCTCAGACCCGCTCCCTCTCCGCGGCTCCCACCCGAAGGGTTTCGAAGGCGCCCTCGCTCAAAACCCCGTCCCTCCAACCGTGGGCGCACCGTGCGAGGAGCCCTCTGTGGATGCCTCTGAGGACCGCCGTGGTGGtcgcggcgacggcgacggagatgCCGAAGAAGCACAAGGGAGGCGAGGAGAAGGGCTTTGTGGACGAGATGAGGGCGGTGGCGATGAAGCTGCACACCAAGGACCAGGCGAAAGAGGGGGAAAAGGAGTCGGATGCGCCGCCCGTGGCCAAGTGGGAGCCCTCCATCGAGGGTTACCTCAAGTTCCTTGTCGACAGCAAGCTCGTGTTCGATACCCTTGAGACCATCGTCAACAAGGCGCCATGCCCCTGGTGTAGGTTATCCCGggaaggaaaaacaaaaacaataccCTTTTTCGGATTCGGCTATTTGGGTTTCTAATTGCTTGCTAAACTTGATATTTCCATTGGAGATTCTTCCAGTGATGATTTGCggattataaattttgatttttcattattattatagttcAATTGGTCAATTTGTACACCCTTTCCATTCACAAAATTATGTTCCACCGTTGACTGTATTCTTCTTTATATTACTTACTTCTCTGGTTTTGTTAAATGGAACATGAAGGATCAGTGAGGGAAATAGGTCCTTTTTGGTGAATATAAGTGGAGGAAGATTGATGGGTGGGTTATAGCAAAAAAGAAACTATACTATATTAATTTTCAATGCAATGTCTCTGATTCATTTCCTAATTTCAACAgtttagggcaccaaattgctGGTTTCAGTAAAATATGGGTGTGTCCTTTACTGGAGCATCAGAAGAGTTGTTAGTAACAATGAAGTGTTAACTTTAGATTTTGAAACTTTCCATGAGTCCGAGATTACTGGGATGTCTTTGATAGAAAACCATCCATCTGGATTGGGAATTAGGATATAAGCTCGGAGTGTCAAGCATTGCTTTCGCTGATCTTACAATAATATCAGACCTGTCAGAGTTTTTATTgtaatgttcattttttttttaattcttttagtGAAACAGCTGGTCTTAATGGCTTAGTGGGTGGTATCGAAGTCGTGAGCATGGATATTCATCTCTAAATCTGAGAGAAAGTCCTTTCCTTTGTCTATATTTATTGTTCTTTATTATTTGAAAGATGATGGTTTCTTTCAATCAAGCGAGCTGCCATCGAAATTACTTGATCATCAGATAGGGAACCTTCCGTTTAACTTGatttgctgtttttttttccttttttttttttggttgggttGGGGTGGGAAGGGGTTAATGCATCTTTGCTGATTTCTGCTAGGTGAATCAGATAGTTTAGTTGAAACTCTTATGACTTTGTTGATTAAATTGATTAATGAGGAATGTATTGGAGAGACGAGAAAgtgggagaaaataaaaatagattttcTGCTGTGTCCATTGATAACTTCCTCTCAATTTTGCCAAATGTTTGTTTCTGAGTGAACAGGATAACTAATATATATGTACCTAGTGATTCGCCTTCAGTCCTTGAATTGATGACTTCTGTTGATCCGTCTCTTTGAGGTTTCTACTACTGTTCACCTTTCtggcttttgaaaaaaaaaaaaaaaatcttaaatcatctattattttttatttcttctgaACTTCTACCGCACATGATGTTACTATGCTGTAAATTTAACGTGTTTTCTGCTTGCTGACACATGTTTTGGTTGATCCTAACTTTGACACTCAACATACTTTAtctcaaatattattttctagccGATGGCTAATTCTTATGTTGGTTTCAGATGCAGAGTTCAGGAACACTGGCTTGGAAAGGTCAGAGCAATTGGCTAAGGATTTAGAATGGTTCAAGCAAGAAGGTCATGCAATTCCTGAGCCCTCTACTCCAGGCATCACCTATGCTCGTTATCTTGAGGAGCTGGCCGAGAAAGATCCTCCAGCATTTATATGCCACTTTTACAATGTATATTTTGCTCACACTGCTGGAGGTAGAATGATTGGTAAAAAGGTATGCTCTGAGTTAGAAGCCATCTAACTTACAGTTTATGTTAATTGTGAGTTTTACCTTACTTGATATTAAAGCAGATTAGCTTTGATCGAGCTCATCCTTTCATGATTTCTTTGCTgacttgttatttttttatcacaCACCACGATTGtacaatagataataatttagAGGTTTTTCCTATATGTTGCATCGACTGGCAATGTCCGCGGTCAACTTTCCTTTCCTGAAACTCCtacaaaatattatttggaAGGAGAAAAGCAGACAAGGTAAAGTCATTTTGGTTGCCGAGGAGTGCTAATTTTGCTTGTTTCATGAAGTTAACATTAAGCACCTCTTTTATTATGTTGGTTGATTTTGGGCAGGGACTGGGCACTGTTTGTTTAAGGTTTAGATTGATTTGTTGATTGATTGCTGAAtatgctaaaattttttttatgtagttTCTCACCTTTGGGTTGTGCCTTATTGCCCTTATTGCTCACACCTTTGGGTGGTGCCTTGTCAATGAGTTTTGTTTCCTTTGTTGATTAATAAGGAAAGTAACAATAGCCCGTGCTTTGGTGATTGAGCTGgaacttttgatttttaatttcacTTCTATGATCATGATATGAACTAGCTTTGCTTCTTTGCCCTTATCAGGTTGCAGAGAAGATACTGAACAATAAGGAACTGGAGTTCTACAAATGGGATGGTAATCTTTCCCAATTGCTGCAGGGTGTGAGAAATAAGATCAACCGAGTTGCTTCTGTAAGATCTCCATTTCATTTAGTACTCTTGTGTGATTATGCATCCTCTTTTATTTTCCAACAAAatctagttttcttttttttctttcttttttttttttcaagtcaACCTGTAAagtctagttttttttttttattttaaatccagctatttgttttttttctttttcacttctTGAATTCTTAGTTGTATGCCTTCTTGTCTACAGAACTGGTCTAGGGAAGAGAAGGACCACTGTTTGGAGGAGACAGAGAAGTCATTTATATATTCAGGAGAAATACTCCGTCTAATACTGTCCTAGTTAAAGTGAGAAGAAACTTGTTTGTTGTATCagatgtatatacatatacttttAATCCGTTGTTTGCGTCGTCAAGACTTATCTAGACGATTTCATGTCTTCCCATGGAATTTGCTCAGTAATTGTATAACTTATTTCCTTTTACCCTTGGTTTCTTGGGTAACTGAATTTGTGTCATGTTGGAAGGCAAACTTGATGCAGCTGTTTATTGCCGTAACCAAGCGGAAAAGAACAGAAGGTTGTATCACCCTTGTTTTGAGCCTGCATTTAGTGAGATTTGAATTCGCTCTGTAGATGTATTCTGCGTGGGTAGGCAGTAAACTGTTAGTCTTCTTCCCCTCtgcttttttcttatttttaatcgCTGATATCATGCTACCTATCAACTTGTTGAGAAGAGCTAATTTTGTTTATTGAGATTGTACGTGCTCTGTAGATTAAGAAGTTCACACATGCCCACACTGATGTGCGGCACTAGTTACCCTGGACTACCCAAGTAATGTTGCATTCTTTAATGGAGATTTGATATTTGACTATCCCAGTAATGCTGCATTCTTTAATGGagatttgatatttgataagCCATTCGGCGAGGAGGAACTTTATTTCTGTTAGAGAGCATATCATTAATTGAGATTTGATTCCTGTTAAAGAGCATATCATTAATGGAGATTTGATATTTGACGAGCCATTGGGCGAGGAGCAACTTTACTCTTGTTAGAGAGCATATCGTGCTGGTCACTGTAATAAAGAACCAGAGTTGACTAGAGACCGAATCAAATAGATTGACTAGCTTAAAAGATTGCTGGGGTGCAGATGACTGTCTCTAAATGAGGGTTAAGTTGGAAAATGAATAGTCAACGCCATATCTTACCTGTAATAGTCTTTCACTTTCTAAATTTGGaattaatattttctataaataaGGGTGTAAGCTATACAAtcacttttttaacttttttaagcgGCAGTCATTTTCGCTTTCCTGAGCAAGTTTCTTCTTACACCTTTCTTCTCTGGCACCCTTCTTATACCTACCTTTCATCTTGAGTTGAAGTAGCTAATATACAATGGTATGATATATAATTATGGAAGACTAAGTTTTGTCCTACAATGCACACTGTCTATTCCTATCGAAACTGGATCACAAGTAGTTTTTGTCTTTGCATGATTAGTTTCTTGTaattgaagattttttttttcccgctcattaaattaaaagaaaaaaaagatgatctGTATTAGAATCGATAGCAAAGGATTGATTGAGGAGGGTGAATCAGTCAGTGCCTCCGTGTCAGTCGGTTTGCTGagatattttatcaattttttttttttattttatttttggctgtAAACTGGTCAAAATGTatatctaataattaattaagattcaCCAGCTCAGATGTATGTCTAGCAATAATCAGGATTTATAGCATACAGGTACTTTCTTTTCCGAGGCACGTACAGCAGTAGTAGTTGACAGAGAATGATCAAGAAAAGTCCCTAAATCCCCCTACTAGTGTTGGCACTCTTTAGACAAATGCCCATATTGGAGTTGTAACTAGTAGGGGATGTAGTTCtatatatctttatttatttaaatctgtttTGGTTTTTGATGTGCTGATCACTTTACACGAATCAAGGTACCCGCAAATAATATACTCTTGTTGGAAGAGTAGCGGGGATTAAAAgaattctttcttcttcttttttttttacattcgtAACTTGGCACTCCTCGTTCTTTTGTAACTCGTTAGATTTGGAgcttatgtatattttattttattatatatacacaggCCATTTCGAACATTGCTCTGGCGCTGCTGTGTGTTTGGTGGGCCGCAGCAGAAGCAGGCTCTCGAATATACGACGTCGTGGGCCACGGAGCCCATGGGGACGCCAAAACGGACGACACCAAggttttatgattttacaaCAGAAGCAGGCCTTACTTTCATTTGAGTGGGCCCCGTTCTCACACGCCCATATAACTTACGGATGTAAATCAATGGGGAGCGTTTAACGGGCTCAAAAGTTAAACGtgctttttttctctttttttttttgttttattttttatgttgggCTAAAAAGATAGAGTTGACGCTCCAAAAATAGACTCGTGAGCAAGGGGGCGAATTAGTCGTATCGTATTGATTGGGGCCATGCATAGAGTTAACCCGTGGATCGGGCCCGGCCTTTCTCAttgattgatatatatatatattgcaagcCTGTTTTCGGAGCTGTCTCAGCTTCTAACCCCAGGAGGGAAAAGAAGCGTTGCGTTTGCAggttaataaaaaattcaattagaTTCTCGTTTGCACGTGCATCAGAGTCgtcgagattttaaatttaattaaaagttcaattaaattcaattattattattattattattattattattattatttgtttttgttttcgtCGATCTCTCCCTacgtattctctctctctctctcgctcggcAGGCATTTGAAGAAGCATGGAAGGCGGCGTGCTCGGATCCGGCGAATCCAACCATGGTTGTGCCCTCAGGGAAGACATTCCTGCTGAGCTTCATCTCCTTCCGAGGGCCCTGCAACTCTAATAAGATCCGTGTccgggtatatatatatatatatatatatatatatatatatacataacatataatatatatgtgctGTCCCTTCCCCACCACTCCGAATTAATGTTTAATTTTCTCTGCCGTACGTGTTGTAcatgttattatttttatatatagaggagCAAATTAAGCAACCGGGCATAACAAATAGATCGAATGCTCTACGTACGAACGTACgtactataatatattatacgaTGATTTCATTTCAGATTGAGGGAGACATCGTGGCACCGAGCCAAGTGGGGCTGCAGCATTCCAACGCGGACCATTGGATCACCTTCGCCGACGTCAACGGCTTAACTGTCGACGGATCGGGCCAAATCGACGGCCGAGGCTCTCTTTGGTGGGCCTGCAAAGCCACTCCTGATGTAATTTTAAACACTTCTTCGCTtcctttataataaataataaataatatattaccTTTTCTTGTGGAATTTATGTTCtgaggattaaaaaaaaaaaaaaagataaaacaaaaactaaaaaaaaaacataaattataCGAAAAGGTTAACTGTGGCCGTATTGATGATGATCGATGGTGCAGGGTTGTTCCAGCATCCCGATGTACGTATGTGATCTCCGACCAGCATTAATTAGATAAACTCGCAACTATCCTTTCATCTATCCATGTATTagtatctatataatatattatatatatatatatatatatatatatatatatatatatatatatatatatatatatatatatctttctatGACTCAGTACCCTAGCTAGcttgtagtatatatatatatatattcttttgtgCAACTACAGTCGTTTGCCATAATGAGATGTCAAAATGTTGAGCTGAGCGGGCTGAGGTTTAAGGACAGCCCCAAGAAGCATGTCACAGTCGACGACAGTGCTTGGGTTCGTGTGTTTGGCATAACCGTCGAAGCACCGGAAGACAGTCCCAACACCGATGGGGTGCACATCGAGCGCAGTCGGCACGCGGAGATAGTAGATACTAGCATAGGCACAGGGGACGACTGCATATCCATTGGACCGGACACCGCCGATCTTAATATAAGCCGTATAACCTGTGGACCCGGACACGGCATCAGGTGTGCATGCTTTCAACTTAGTAGCTTAATTTTTATggccaattattattattaaacttcTATACTGGTTTGCATTCCGTGTGATGAGAGATCCCTCCCTGGAGCAATATTACTAGGTAAGAGTACGGCAAAGGCAAGTAATTTTATAGCCTGGGGAATTCGTAACATTCGCTGCACGTTATTGCAGCATCGGGAGCTTGGGTAAGGACGAATCCGAGGCACGGGTGGAGCAGATACACGTCTCATCGTGCAGTTTCTTTGGAACTTCTAATGGTGTTCGGATCAAGACATGGCAGGTAAACTCAAGCGATGACAGCATGAATAACGAGCTAACGAACGAACCTCTGCAGGAGATGATCGAGTATTGTGACTTGGCTGTATTCAGCGGTGACGAACTTTACTGTTATCTGCCAGGGAGGTTCTGGTTTTGCAAGACGGCTATTATTTGAACAGCTCGAGTTTGACTCTGTCAAAAATCCCATAGTCATAGACCAATACTACTGTGATGGCGGTCACAAATGCCACAATGAGGTACCAGTACAATTAATTCTCTGTACGTATTATATAAGCATAGATACGAGTACTACAATTCTTGCTAGTCTATCGTTCAATTTGGCTTCGAAAATAAGGGTCCTAGATTAGGAATGTATGGTTTGCTATTAAATTGTGAAGCATGTGGCTGGGCTTCCCCAGACACCTTGAACATGCTCTTAACTTATTCACGGACGCCTGATTAATCCTGATGCAGCCATCGGCCGTCGAAGTTAGCGACGTGCGATATGCTGGAGTCATAGGGTCAACGACAAAGAACATCGCAATCACCCTCAACTGTAGTCGAAACATCGCTTGCACCGGCATCATCATGGAGAATATCAGCATTTCGCATGTCGAACCAGGCGCTCCAACTTCCTCCTTCTGTGTCAACGCCCACGGAAGGATGAAAGAGCCCGTCGTTCCTCGGGTCCCTTGCTTGAACTAACATACAATGATACTACAGGCAACAGTTGTCCTGCGTGACACCATGACTGTAGCATCCcatagagaatatatatatatatatatatatatagagatagatAGTTATCATGAGAACGCGCATATTTTGAAATTTCGGTTCCTAACATGATTTTGGAATCGCCATTATATAGGTTATGCGATTATGTTTATGGAAAGTAACCCGCACTAACAGTTTCTCGGCAGGACACATGAAAATACAACCATAAGGTACAATATAAACTCGAGTGAGCAGTGCCAATTGGCGTAAACGTCTAACAAGAACACGAATTGTCACCTGTGCTAATAGGATCAtcagtttaaattaattttaagctcACAATCATTGCTTAGAATGCTAATTTATAACTCCATATTCTGTTAGAGAAAATGGAGCACGAAAGAGTGgagatttcaaattcaaagcttagttatttcacatttctagttaagtttggACGAAACGGATAACAtgccacctctctctctctctctctctcaaaaaaaaaaaaaaaaaaaaaagaagaaaaaagaatggaTGGGTATCAaaccattttttaaaattacttaaACATGCCAGGAAAAAGAATAATTATGGCAACAAACACAATGTACACCAATGATGTGGCTGCCGAGAATGAACCTACTAATTCTGAGAATACCCACAATACCAACAACCATATACGAACCCACCCCAGCTAATAACCTTTTCTGTTCGTTCGTTCGTTAGTTGGTTGGTTTTTCTCCCTCAAAATCCCGTCAATAGGAGGCTGGATGTCTCGTGGCAACAAAGGGTTCATACAGCAAAAGACAATCTAACTGAAAGGCTTTCTTTAGATCTTTTACAAAGCCATTTTTCTGATAGACATCTCTTTGAGGGTACTTAAAGATCTATGGAATAACTTGAGATTCTGCCCAATCTTATCCTGCAATAGAAGCAGCAAGTCAACAAATGAAGGAGAGTCAAAACAA
This DNA window, taken from Ananas comosus cultivar F153 linkage group 5, ASM154086v1, whole genome shotgun sequence, encodes the following:
- the LOC109710595 gene encoding heme oxygenase 1, chloroplastic-like, whose product is MASTAPISQTRSLSAAPTRRVSKAPSLKTPSLQPWAHRARSPLWMPLRTAVVVAATATEMPKKHKGGEEKGFVDEMRAVAMKLHTKDQAKEGEKESDAPPVAKWEPSIEGYLKFLVDSKLVFDTLETIVNKAPCPWYAEFRNTGLERSEQLAKDLEWFKQEGHAIPEPSTPGITYARYLEELAEKDPPAFICHFYNVYFAHTAGGRMIGKKVAEKILNNKELEFYKWDGNLSQLLQGVRNKINRVASNWSREEKDHCLEETEKSFIYSGEILRLILS
- the LOC109710207 gene encoding probable polygalacturonase At3g15720, with the translated sequence MVVPSGKTFLLSFISFRGPCNSNKIRVRIEGDIVAPSQVGLQHSNADHWITFADVNGLTVDGSGQIDGRGSLWWACKATPDLSGLRFKDSPKKHVTVDDSAWVRVFGITVEAPEDSPNTDGVHIERSRHAEIVDTSIGTGDDCISIGPDTADLNISRITCGPGHGISIGSLGKDESEARVEQIHVSSCSFFGTSNGVRIKTWQGGSGFARRLLFEQLEFDSVKNPIVIDQYYCDGGHKCHNEPSAVEVSDVRYAGVIGSTTKNIAITLNCSRNIACTGIIMENISISHVEPGAPTSSFCVNAHGRMKEPVVPRVPCLN